Proteins co-encoded in one Schaalia radingae genomic window:
- the groES gene encoding co-chaperone GroES → MSISIKPLEDRIVIRQLEAERTTASGLVIPDTAKEKPQEGEVIAVGPGRIDDNGNRVPMDVKVGDSVIYSRYGGTEVKYDGEEYQILSARDVLAIVEH, encoded by the coding sequence GTGTCGATCTCCATTAAGCCGCTCGAGGATCGTATCGTGATCCGTCAGCTCGAAGCGGAACGTACCACCGCTTCCGGTCTGGTTATTCCTGACACCGCCAAGGAAAAGCCGCAGGAAGGCGAAGTGATCGCCGTGGGTCCGGGCCGCATTGACGACAACGGCAACCGTGTTCCGATGGACGTGAAGGTTGGCGACTCGGTTATCTACAGCCGCTATGGTGGCACCGAGGTCAAGTACGACGGTGAGGAATACCAGATCCTGTCTGCTCGTGACGTGCTGGCAATTGTCGAGCACTGA
- a CDS encoding MerR family transcriptional regulator yields MSVSNGGEFDFSHAPLATPALPLSTSQPPEIGPVPLTVTAVAERLGISPSTVRTWERRYGMGPRRRAGAHRRYFADDIMRLTRMVELVRSGVAPSNAAATVRELSARDLAAAAPAAPPSSPDQLLDAVQRDDFAEVARLVEASVATHGLIHTYTDFVEPVTETLRNDPAGETPGGASSLMLTAIVLRVLRALAPHAGKVCHSDEGGPRDRDGKTHMHDAANDAVARDHDSARSAALNAKSAWCHHRLVIMADPANFIAAHMVGVDVQWRGLPTSILLTGLSDAASAVRQFERHRRELGCSVVIVMGKGSGAQELIEQLTRIDDLHIVLVGERAPHIVDARIQRVRTLSACVDETVALMRELCRTP; encoded by the coding sequence GTGAGCGTCTCGAACGGTGGCGAATTTGACTTCTCACACGCCCCACTGGCAACACCCGCACTGCCACTGTCAACGAGCCAGCCACCCGAAATAGGCCCCGTCCCGCTCACCGTGACAGCTGTCGCCGAGCGTCTGGGAATCTCCCCGTCGACGGTACGAACATGGGAACGCCGCTACGGAATGGGCCCACGCCGACGCGCAGGTGCTCACCGTCGCTATTTTGCAGATGACATCATGCGGCTGACCCGAATGGTCGAGCTGGTCCGCTCAGGAGTTGCTCCATCTAACGCAGCGGCAACGGTGCGTGAGCTTTCAGCCCGAGACCTGGCAGCGGCGGCGCCCGCGGCGCCACCCTCGTCCCCTGACCAGCTCCTTGATGCCGTGCAACGAGATGATTTCGCGGAGGTTGCCCGGCTGGTCGAAGCGTCAGTGGCGACGCACGGACTGATCCACACCTACACTGACTTCGTCGAACCAGTCACCGAAACGCTTCGTAACGACCCGGCCGGCGAAACCCCCGGCGGCGCATCCTCACTGATGTTGACAGCGATCGTGCTGCGCGTGCTACGAGCCCTTGCTCCGCATGCTGGCAAAGTCTGCCACAGTGACGAGGGCGGCCCACGTGACCGTGATGGGAAGACTCACATGCACGACGCCGCGAATGATGCTGTAGCACGCGATCATGATTCCGCCCGATCCGCCGCTTTGAACGCGAAGAGCGCCTGGTGCCATCACCGTCTGGTCATTATGGCTGATCCTGCGAACTTCATTGCCGCGCATATGGTTGGGGTGGATGTGCAATGGAGAGGCCTGCCAACCTCTATTTTGCTCACCGGATTGTCGGACGCAGCCAGCGCCGTACGGCAATTTGAGAGGCATCGGCGCGAACTGGGCTGCTCTGTCGTGATCGTCATGGGCAAAGGATCAGGGGCGCAGGAGCTAATAGAGCAGCTCACGCGCATAGACGATCTGCATATCGTGCTGGTGGGAGAACGCGCCCCCCACATTGTTGATGCGCGCATTCAGCGCGTGCGCACACTGAGCGCATGCGTCGACGAGACGGTGGCTTTGATGCGCGAATTGTGCCGCACGCCATGA
- a CDS encoding DUF6318 family protein has translation MTRRSRRGTHARLLVPVVAGMIMLAACNQAQDGQSNNIEASANQSGSGDAAHSIPMSGEYPVLPDGKLGRPVDWVEPHEPQLPSAATNMDAFGARYFAEYYLNLLAYSINTGNTTTLKKVSSPECKVCQSYIDLIGRVYGDGGWVDGKNYTITRIGEPIPHPQTKGLYFVKIHAKNAPYVEYRGGELHPALESQKIIELEILQRNSSFLVKSYHAEDFIAEDESEKAQS, from the coding sequence ATGACACGACGATCACGACGCGGCACGCACGCCAGGCTCCTTGTTCCAGTAGTGGCCGGAATGATCATGCTGGCTGCATGCAACCAGGCACAAGACGGGCAAAGCAACAACATTGAAGCCTCTGCCAATCAAAGCGGGTCAGGCGATGCAGCCCACAGCATACCCATGTCGGGCGAGTACCCGGTCTTGCCCGACGGGAAGCTCGGCAGGCCCGTGGACTGGGTGGAACCACACGAACCACAACTGCCCAGTGCTGCCACCAACATGGACGCGTTCGGGGCGCGATACTTCGCCGAGTACTACCTCAACCTCCTCGCCTATTCCATCAACACCGGCAACACCACCACCCTCAAAAAAGTCAGCAGCCCCGAATGCAAAGTCTGCCAATCATACATCGACCTAATTGGGAGGGTGTATGGGGATGGGGGATGGGTTGACGGCAAGAACTATACAATCACGCGGATTGGCGAACCGATTCCGCACCCACAGACTAAAGGGCTCTACTTCGTAAAGATTCACGCAAAGAACGCTCCCTATGTCGAATATCGTGGGGGAGAGCTTCATCCGGCGTTAGAAAGCCAGAAGATAATCGAATTAGAAATACTACAGCGGAACTCTTCGTTCCTGGTTAAGAGCTATCACGCCGAAGATTTCATTGCAGAAGACGAGAGTGAGAAAGCGCAATCATGA
- a CDS encoding nucleoside phosphorylase yields MSKKVYTPIRQGHDETLALTQIPVAELSDRVLVVGDPKRAEKAAGLLNDAMPIAKNREYHSYSGTYNGKKVTVVSHGVGAAGAACCFEELCRGGAKFIVRAGTAGGVQPNVVDGDLLIATGAVRCDGYSELVVPMNYPAVSDLEVTSKLVEKAKDSGLTAHAGLVLTSANFYPSPILGNDQAMWRDAGVMGVEMEVAALLITASIHRVRAGAVLAIDGNPLKDEDETMTSYEPDRDIVAKAVEATLEASLNTLISL; encoded by the coding sequence ATGTCAAAGAAGGTATACACACCTATTCGTCAGGGCCATGACGAGACGCTCGCCCTAACGCAGATTCCGGTTGCGGAACTTAGCGATCGGGTGCTCGTTGTTGGTGATCCGAAGCGCGCCGAGAAAGCTGCGGGTCTGCTTAATGACGCCATGCCGATTGCCAAGAACCGTGAGTACCATTCGTACTCTGGAACGTACAACGGAAAGAAAGTCACCGTTGTGTCGCACGGGGTTGGTGCGGCTGGCGCTGCGTGTTGTTTCGAGGAGCTGTGCCGGGGTGGGGCGAAGTTCATCGTTCGCGCTGGCACCGCAGGTGGTGTTCAGCCAAACGTGGTTGACGGCGACCTCTTAATTGCTACAGGCGCGGTACGTTGCGACGGCTACTCCGAGCTCGTGGTGCCTATGAATTATCCAGCCGTGTCGGATCTGGAAGTGACCTCCAAGCTCGTGGAAAAAGCAAAGGATTCTGGGCTGACGGCCCACGCGGGTCTCGTTCTGACAAGCGCCAACTTTTATCCAAGTCCGATCCTTGGAAATGACCAAGCTATGTGGCGCGATGCCGGAGTCATGGGCGTTGAGATGGAAGTGGCCGCACTGCTCATTACCGCCTCGATCCACAGGGTTCGTGCGGGTGCGGTGCTCGCCATCGATGGCAACCCATTAAAGGATGAGGACGAGACAATGACGTCCTATGAACCAGATCGCGACATCGTTGCGAAGGCGGTTGAGGCAACTCTCGAGGCGTCACTGAACACTTTGATCTCTCTCTAG
- the guaB gene encoding IMP dehydrogenase translates to MADFNAHNPFELVGLTYDDVLLLPELTNVVPSSVTTRAQLTKRISLHIPLISAAMDTVTEARMAIAMARQGGIGILHRNLTIEDQVSQVRQVKRSESGMVEDPVTVGPDATIDELDKKCGHYRVSGLPVVDDDNVVVGIITNRDLRFVPMDQWSTLTVRDCMTPRERLITGKVGISREDAKQLLADHRIEKLPLVDDEGHLTGLITVKDFVKTEQYPNATKDDRGRLVVGAAIGFWGDAWDRAVALAEAGVDVLVVDTANGGAELELEMVHRIKSDSRFDGVDVIGGNVATTEGAQALIDAGVDAVKVGVGPGSICTTRVVAGVGVPQVTAIHLAAQACRPAGVPLIADGGLQYSGDIGKALVAGADTVMLGSLLAGCEESPGELVFTNGKQYKRYRGMGSLGAMSSRGKRSYSKDRYFQADVTSDDQIVPEGIEGQVPYTGSLAAVVYQLIGGLHQTMFYLGAHTLDDLKQNGRFVRITSAGLRESHPHDVEMTTEAPNYHGAGK, encoded by the coding sequence ATGGCAGACTTTAACGCACATAACCCGTTCGAACTCGTTGGTCTTACATACGACGATGTCCTGCTTCTTCCCGAACTGACAAATGTTGTCCCATCCTCTGTGACAACCCGAGCGCAGCTCACGAAGAGGATCTCCCTCCATATTCCGTTGATCTCGGCCGCGATGGATACCGTCACCGAAGCGCGCATGGCGATCGCGATGGCTCGGCAAGGCGGCATCGGCATCCTGCATCGCAACCTGACGATCGAGGATCAAGTCTCGCAAGTGCGGCAAGTCAAGCGCTCGGAATCGGGCATGGTGGAAGACCCCGTGACAGTGGGGCCCGACGCCACGATTGACGAGCTCGACAAGAAGTGCGGCCATTACCGCGTGTCCGGTCTGCCGGTTGTGGATGACGACAATGTTGTGGTCGGCATTATCACCAACCGTGACCTGCGTTTTGTGCCGATGGATCAGTGGTCGACGTTGACAGTACGCGACTGCATGACACCGCGTGAGCGCCTCATCACCGGCAAGGTTGGAATCTCGCGTGAGGACGCCAAGCAGCTGCTGGCTGATCATCGAATCGAGAAGCTTCCGCTCGTTGACGACGAAGGCCACCTGACCGGCTTGATCACGGTGAAAGACTTCGTCAAGACCGAGCAGTACCCGAATGCGACGAAGGACGATCGTGGCCGGCTGGTTGTGGGCGCTGCGATTGGTTTCTGGGGCGACGCGTGGGATCGTGCGGTGGCTCTGGCTGAAGCCGGTGTTGATGTGCTGGTTGTTGACACCGCCAATGGTGGAGCCGAACTCGAACTTGAGATGGTGCACCGTATCAAGTCAGACTCTCGTTTCGACGGCGTGGATGTGATCGGCGGAAACGTTGCGACCACCGAAGGAGCTCAGGCTCTGATTGACGCAGGTGTGGACGCTGTCAAGGTGGGCGTAGGCCCCGGTTCGATCTGCACTACCCGTGTGGTGGCAGGCGTGGGCGTTCCTCAGGTCACCGCGATCCACCTCGCTGCACAGGCCTGCCGCCCAGCTGGAGTTCCGCTCATTGCCGATGGCGGTCTTCAGTACTCAGGCGATATCGGTAAGGCGCTGGTAGCGGGAGCTGACACGGTCATGCTTGGTTCCCTGCTTGCCGGTTGCGAGGAGTCGCCCGGTGAGCTGGTCTTCACAAACGGTAAGCAGTACAAGCGTTACCGCGGCATGGGCTCTCTTGGAGCAATGAGTTCGCGCGGCAAACGTTCCTACTCGAAGGACCGCTACTTCCAGGCCGATGTGACATCTGATGATCAGATTGTGCCCGAAGGCATTGAGGGACAGGTGCCGTACACCGGTTCGCTCGCCGCGGTCGTCTACCAGCTGATCGGTGGCCTGCACCAAACCATGTTCTACCTGGGTGCTCATACGTTGGACGACTTGAAGCAGAACGGACGTTTCGTGCGTATCACCTCCGCCGGCCTGCGTGAATCTCACCCGCACGACGTGGAAATGACCACTGAGGCGCCGAACTATCACGGAGCCGGAAAGTAG
- a CDS encoding WhiB family transcriptional regulator: MTDVSRLPGPMMDVWEWQYDGACRDMDTEMFFHPEGERGAARRRRAANAKAVCATCPVIEQCRQHALASQEPYGIWGGMTEEERREIVQRKRRRVS; the protein is encoded by the coding sequence ATGACCGATGTGTCACGCCTACCAGGCCCAATGATGGACGTGTGGGAATGGCAGTACGACGGTGCGTGCCGAGACATGGACACCGAGATGTTCTTCCATCCCGAAGGTGAGCGTGGTGCTGCTAGGCGGCGTCGCGCAGCAAACGCGAAAGCAGTGTGCGCTACCTGTCCCGTCATCGAGCAGTGCCGACAGCACGCACTTGCTTCTCAGGAACCCTATGGTATTTGGGGTGGCATGACCGAAGAGGAACGTCGCGAGATCGTCCAGCGTAAACGTCGCCGCGTGTCCTGA
- a CDS encoding class II aldolase/adducin family protein, which produces MIHKTPEGLIDRLIIHACSAVSSGLVLGSGGNISARLPGSNEYFITKSGTWLGELTRDSFAKMTVGDTGPFETRPSSEWKLHDRIYEARDDVNSVFHLHPQNTVLLSALGHKIRFFTLDDALYVKSVGVVPYYPNGSDELADESARQMTEHNCVVLSHHGSCTVGEDPEMAFRRASLLEQAARNTFQAMLLGDSKTKFPEGVELIHA; this is translated from the coding sequence ATGATACATAAGACACCTGAGGGGCTGATAGATCGGTTAATTATTCATGCCTGCTCTGCTGTGTCGTCTGGACTAGTGCTGGGCTCGGGGGGAAATATCTCGGCCCGGTTACCTGGATCGAACGAGTACTTCATTACGAAGTCGGGTACATGGCTCGGTGAACTGACGCGGGACTCATTTGCGAAAATGACTGTTGGTGACACTGGCCCGTTCGAGACCCGACCTTCGAGTGAATGGAAGCTACACGACAGGATCTACGAAGCGCGCGACGACGTGAACTCGGTATTTCATTTACATCCGCAAAATACCGTCCTGCTGAGCGCACTCGGACACAAGATTAGATTCTTTACACTGGACGACGCGCTTTACGTGAAGTCAGTAGGCGTTGTCCCGTATTACCCAAATGGCTCAGATGAGCTCGCCGATGAGTCTGCTCGCCAGATGACAGAACACAACTGTGTGGTCTTATCGCACCACGGAAGCTGCACTGTGGGCGAAGACCCCGAGATGGCGTTCCGCCGCGCGTCATTGCTCGAACAGGCAGCCAGGAATACCTTCCAAGCGATGCTGCTTGGCGATAGTAAAACCAAATTCCCAGAAGGAGTGGAGCTGATTCACGCATGA
- a CDS encoding IS110 family transposase, with protein MRTDRPDIFLGLDVGKTDHWACALTDSGQVLWNKTLPNNEQKLTDIYTNLSAKGSVLVVVDQPATIGALAIAVAQHMGIEVAYLPGLTMRRIADLYPGEAKTDEKDAFIIADAARSLPHILRQLTKTDQDEAGLAMLTGFDLDLSQQVNQVSNRIRGLFTQIHPELERVLGPRLEHDAILEVLATWPTPQALRKAGRARIDAKLKKHGARRHTAWTEDILTALAKQSVTVTGTEAAGLVIPHLARQLLSLHAQRADVATEVEKIVATHPLYLVLRSMPGIGLRTAAMIIAELSGKTFTSSAALASYAGLAPTTRQSGSSIKSERVSHSGNKRLKRALFLSAFAVIRTDPVSRTYYDRKRAQGKRHNQAIIALAHRRLTVLYAMLRDGTLYDVPDTALAA; from the coding sequence ATGAGAACTGACCGACCAGACATTTTTCTAGGACTGGACGTCGGCAAGACCGACCACTGGGCCTGCGCACTAACCGATTCCGGGCAGGTGTTATGGAATAAGACCCTGCCCAACAACGAACAAAAACTCACTGATATCTACACGAATCTGTCAGCGAAAGGCTCTGTGCTGGTGGTCGTGGATCAGCCGGCAACAATCGGCGCTCTCGCCATCGCGGTCGCCCAACATATGGGCATCGAGGTCGCCTACCTGCCGGGGCTGACCATGCGCCGGATCGCTGACCTATACCCGGGCGAGGCGAAGACTGATGAAAAGGATGCGTTCATTATCGCTGACGCAGCCCGCAGCCTTCCCCACATCCTGCGACAGCTCACCAAGACCGACCAGGACGAGGCAGGACTGGCGATGCTCACCGGTTTCGACCTTGACCTCTCACAGCAGGTCAATCAAGTCTCCAACCGGATCCGCGGGCTGTTCACCCAAATCCACCCTGAACTGGAAAGAGTTCTCGGACCACGCCTGGAACATGACGCAATCCTCGAAGTGCTCGCTACCTGGCCAACCCCGCAGGCTCTACGCAAAGCCGGGCGAGCGAGAATCGATGCGAAACTCAAAAAGCACGGAGCTCGCCGCCACACAGCATGGACCGAGGATATTCTTACCGCGCTAGCGAAGCAGTCGGTGACAGTCACCGGCACCGAAGCCGCGGGCCTTGTCATACCGCACCTGGCTCGCCAACTGTTGAGTCTGCACGCTCAACGCGCCGATGTTGCAACCGAGGTAGAGAAGATCGTGGCCACCCACCCTCTTTACCTGGTCCTGAGATCCATGCCCGGCATCGGTCTCAGGACCGCCGCCATGATCATCGCCGAGCTCTCCGGCAAGACATTTACCAGCTCCGCCGCCCTGGCCTCCTACGCTGGCCTGGCACCGACCACCCGACAGTCCGGGTCATCGATCAAGTCTGAACGAGTCAGCCACTCAGGCAACAAACGCCTCAAACGTGCCCTGTTCCTGTCAGCTTTCGCCGTGATCCGCACCGACCCGGTCAGCCGCACCTACTACGACCGCAAACGAGCACAAGGCAAACGACACAACCAAGCCATCATCGCCCTCGCCCACCGCAGACTCACAGTCCTGTACGCCATGCTCCGAGACGGCACCCTCTACGACGTCCCCGACACCGCCCTGGCAGCTTGA
- a CDS encoding cupin domain-containing protein, translating into MMTTHDTFVLRRNADMQREAREHMRDGAGTVHLTHILKPEEMFGRGRMFSEITLQPGESIGVHDHQGESEFYYILAGRGTYAVDDETFEVAAGDLTVVPDHHRHGIENTGDEPLVFIALILFTDDHE; encoded by the coding sequence ATGATGACCACGCACGACACCTTCGTTCTTCGACGTAATGCTGATATGCAGCGCGAGGCGCGCGAACACATGCGGGACGGCGCAGGCACGGTGCACCTGACTCACATTTTGAAGCCTGAGGAGATGTTTGGGCGTGGCCGGATGTTCTCCGAGATCACGCTGCAGCCGGGTGAGTCGATCGGAGTGCATGACCATCAGGGTGAGTCCGAGTTCTACTACATTCTGGCTGGGCGCGGGACGTATGCGGTTGATGATGAGACGTTTGAGGTCGCGGCCGGCGATCTGACTGTTGTGCCTGATCATCATCGACATGGCATCGAGAACACCGGTGATGAGCCGCTTGTGTTCATTGCACTGATCCTTTTCACCGACGACCACGAGTAA
- a CDS encoding AGE family epimerase/isomerase produces the protein MEMPWSNTDLMVGFDEEFDAIVDFARASRVDGGFGYLDADGVVDPTRPIELWITCRMTHVFAMAALKGDDSAREFVEHGVASLLGPLHDDEHGGWYSAITPDTHEVALDKKEAYAHAFVVLAATSALAAGIPQANELLDEALRVEERYWWEPEFGRVCESWDLAFTRKEDYRGINANMHTTECFLSAWDATGDRKWLDRARGIIRFVYDQASQHEWRIPEHFSANWRIIPDYNRDEPAHPFRPFGVTPGHGLEWARLFVQAHAALAQEGEPGDDIAWMTEGAVRLFERAVADGWDVDGAPGFVYTTDFEGTPVVRERMHWVMCEAISAAVAIAPFLSEHPAGKSHAGNDKGGARSENDLRGEGDLRDESAPTITTRSLQELYAQWVAYVDEYLREAPGRWYHELTPDNAPGTRTWPGKPDAYHVAQMLIFARLPLTPTFASAIKDGLLAPLDR, from the coding sequence ATGGAAATGCCCTGGTCCAACACCGATCTCATGGTCGGTTTCGATGAAGAATTTGACGCGATTGTCGACTTTGCACGCGCGAGCCGCGTAGATGGCGGATTCGGCTATCTGGATGCGGACGGAGTTGTTGACCCGACCCGGCCGATTGAACTGTGGATCACGTGCCGGATGACACACGTGTTCGCCATGGCCGCGCTCAAAGGTGATGACAGTGCGCGCGAATTTGTCGAGCACGGTGTCGCGTCGTTGCTTGGCCCCCTGCACGATGATGAGCACGGCGGCTGGTACTCAGCGATCACGCCTGACACACACGAAGTTGCCCTCGACAAGAAAGAAGCTTATGCGCACGCTTTCGTCGTTTTGGCGGCAACCTCCGCGCTGGCAGCGGGGATCCCGCAGGCTAACGAACTTTTGGATGAGGCGCTGCGGGTCGAAGAGCGTTACTGGTGGGAACCGGAATTTGGCCGCGTATGCGAATCGTGGGACCTGGCGTTCACTCGAAAAGAGGACTACCGCGGCATCAACGCCAATATGCATACCACCGAGTGCTTCCTGTCTGCATGGGATGCGACAGGGGATCGCAAGTGGCTTGACCGCGCACGCGGAATCATCCGCTTCGTCTACGACCAGGCTTCCCAGCACGAGTGGCGAATCCCGGAGCACTTCTCAGCGAACTGGCGCATTATCCCGGATTACAACCGTGATGAGCCGGCCCACCCCTTCCGGCCCTTTGGCGTGACGCCTGGTCACGGCCTGGAGTGGGCTCGCCTGTTTGTCCAGGCGCATGCTGCACTGGCGCAGGAGGGCGAACCAGGCGACGACATCGCGTGGATGACCGAGGGAGCAGTACGCCTGTTTGAGCGCGCCGTGGCTGATGGATGGGACGTAGACGGCGCTCCCGGCTTCGTCTACACCACCGATTTCGAGGGTACGCCGGTTGTGCGTGAGCGCATGCACTGGGTGATGTGCGAAGCGATTTCCGCTGCTGTCGCGATTGCCCCCTTCTTGTCCGAGCATCCAGCCGGCAAGTCGCATGCTGGTAACGACAAGGGTGGTGCGCGCAGTGAAAATGATTTACGAGGTGAGGGTGACCTGCGCGATGAGTCGGCTCCGACGATTACCACGCGCAGCCTTCAGGAACTGTATGCGCAGTGGGTGGCGTACGTGGATGAATACCTGCGAGAAGCTCCCGGCCGCTGGTATCACGAGCTGACACCGGACAATGCTCCCGGAACACGCACATGGCCCGGGAAGCCGGATGCATATCACGTGGCTCAGATGCTGATTTTTGCGCGTCTGCCTCTCACACCGACGTTCGCTTCGGCTATCAAGGATGGGTTGCTCGCACCGCTGGATCGCTGA
- a CDS encoding MTAP family purine nucleoside phosphorylase — protein MPKVGIIGGSGLYELLEDPEHVTVDTEYGRPSSEVSIGEIGGKEVAFMTRHGKDHGVPPHLINYRANLKAMDNLGVTTLVTSSVVGSLRADYAPGDFVITDQYFDRTWGRDQTFFEGPNVVHVSVADPYCPRLHDSAVAALGALDEKFHDGGTAVVIQGPRFSTRAESQVFQNLGFSVISMTQHPETTLARELGMCVCNLSFVSDLDAGVEGMQDDPVTAGLVWRTTADGQPRIKKALATLVEMLEVDDSCQCHEALTDI, from the coding sequence ATGCCAAAGGTAGGTATTATTGGAGGGTCGGGGCTGTACGAGCTCCTAGAAGATCCAGAGCACGTAACGGTTGACACTGAGTATGGTCGTCCCTCCTCGGAGGTCTCGATTGGTGAGATCGGCGGCAAGGAGGTCGCCTTCATGACCCGCCACGGTAAAGACCACGGGGTCCCCCCGCACCTCATCAACTATCGAGCAAACCTCAAGGCAATGGACAATCTCGGAGTGACGACGCTCGTAACGTCATCGGTTGTGGGTTCCTTGAGAGCCGACTATGCTCCCGGAGATTTCGTCATCACGGACCAATATTTTGATAGGACGTGGGGGCGTGACCAAACCTTCTTCGAGGGGCCAAACGTTGTGCACGTATCGGTTGCGGATCCGTATTGCCCGCGGTTGCACGACTCGGCCGTCGCCGCTCTCGGAGCGCTTGATGAGAAGTTCCACGACGGGGGAACGGCGGTGGTTATTCAGGGGCCGCGTTTCTCGACGCGTGCAGAGTCGCAGGTCTTCCAGAATCTGGGATTCTCTGTGATCTCGATGACACAACATCCAGAGACAACTCTCGCGCGTGAGCTTGGCATGTGCGTCTGCAACCTGTCGTTCGTATCGGACCTCGACGCTGGCGTCGAGGGTATGCAGGACGATCCCGTAACTGCGGGACTCGTCTGGCGTACTACCGCTGACGGCCAGCCACGCATCAAGAAGGCACTCGCGACTCTCGTTGAAATGTTAGAAGTTGATGATTCCTGCCAGTGCCACGAAGCATTGACAGATATTTAG
- a CDS encoding SDR family NAD(P)-dependent oxidoreductase, translated as MKELQNKVVLITGADGKLGTGISYEVARAGATVIVHSLVENDQGNKLAENLRELGATVGQVTGDVCSEADAKAMVDDVAQHFGQIDVLVNNAGIQPVTSFADLTVEQWRKVVDVNLNGTFIVSKAVTTHMIDKKVSGSVINIASVEASVPAMNHAHYDASKAGVKMFTRNLALELGRYGIRANSVSPGLIDSDGSLAESWPAGYNSWMAGVPLQRTANPQDIGRACVFLSSDSASFISGHDLVVDGGMSAVAGW; from the coding sequence ATGAAAGAACTACAGAACAAGGTCGTCCTCATTACTGGTGCCGACGGCAAGCTAGGCACAGGGATTTCTTATGAGGTTGCCAGGGCCGGCGCAACTGTCATAGTCCATTCACTTGTTGAAAATGACCAAGGCAACAAGCTAGCCGAGAACTTGCGCGAACTTGGCGCCACTGTGGGGCAGGTGACAGGCGACGTTTGCTCGGAGGCGGATGCCAAGGCCATGGTTGACGATGTTGCGCAGCATTTTGGGCAGATCGACGTTCTCGTCAACAATGCGGGTATCCAGCCAGTCACCTCCTTTGCAGACTTGACAGTCGAGCAGTGGAGAAAAGTGGTTGATGTTAACCTCAACGGAACTTTCATCGTTTCGAAGGCTGTTACAACGCACATGATCGACAAGAAGGTGTCCGGGAGCGTTATCAATATTGCCTCGGTTGAGGCATCGGTGCCGGCGATGAATCATGCGCACTATGATGCTTCAAAGGCAGGCGTCAAGATGTTTACTCGGAATCTGGCTCTCGAACTTGGACGATACGGAATTCGCGCGAACTCAGTCTCACCCGGACTTATAGACAGCGACGGCAGTCTCGCTGAAAGCTGGCCGGCCGGCTACAACAGCTGGATGGCTGGAGTGCCACTTCAAAGAACTGCGAATCCGCAAGACATTGGCCGAGCTTGCGTCTTTCTCTCGTCAGACTCGGCCAGTTTCATATCTGGACATGACCTCGTAGTAGACGGAGGAATGTCCGCTGTAGCAGGATGGTGA